In Flavobacteriales bacterium, the genomic window AGGAATAACAGCTTTTTGGTTTGGTTTCTGGCCTGATGGTATGCACTTCTGTCTGTATCGTCAGGCCTTTTTTATTGAGGAGTTCAATCAGTTCTTCTCACATTAGAACAATAACTGCAAGGATAAGCTCGTTTTTATCACATGGAAAAGATAAAGAACATATCATCGTTTGTGGCCGTGGTAATGATTCTCAGTATGTTGATGGTTTCGTGCACAAGCACGCATCAAGCGCGCAAGTGCGATGGCAGACGGGCCATTCACACCCCAATGGGACCAATGTGATGCGGTTTCCAAGCAATGCATGTTTTTGTTGTCGCTTAAGCAGCGAAACTTAGCTTTGTAACATGCAAAAGAAAACCAGGTGGTTGAATTCGATAAGTTGGCTGTTTATGCTAACGATACTTATTTCTACGTTTCAGGTTTCTGTTGTAGGTTTTCAAACGGGTGATAACTCGTGGTTTGATTTTCTGACAACCGTGATGGCCGAAGAAGAAACGGAAGATGCACAATCGGAGGAAGATTCCTTCGAAGCTATGGACTGGTTGCTTTCAGATCATTCGTTCGTTGAATTAGCATCTGTTTTCAGTTCAGAAACTTATAGGTTTCATAATCCTTACATCTCATTCGTTGGCGAAGTTTCTTCGCCTCCTCCAGAAGCATAATATCCAGTTGCCGCCTTGTAGCGGTTGTTGACTGCGTTGCGGTCAATTCCTTTCAATTATCAATTGATCATTTCCCAGAATTATCCTGGGATTAAACTGGATTTACGTGAAAAATCATTTCAAGCATCTCGGCTCCGATATACCTGCTGGTATTGTGGTCTTTTTTGTGGCTGTTCCTCTTTGTCTCGGAATTGCGCTAGCTTCTGGCGCACCTTTGTTTTCGGGTGTCATTGCAGGCATAGTAGGCGGTATTGTTGTCGGAGCCATCAGTGGTTCGCAACTTGGCGTTAGTGGTCCTGCCGCAGGTTTGGCTGTCATAGTTCTCACTGCCATCCAAGACCTTGGTTCATTCGAAGTGTTTCTAATGGCCGTGGTTCTAGCTGGAGTGTTTCAGATCATTCTCGGTGTTCTCAAGGCCGGAATCATCGGCTACTATTTTCCTTCAGCCGTTATCAAAGGAATGCTGGCAGCAATCGGAATCATCATTTTTCTGAAGCAGATTCCACATGCTTTTGGATACGATAACGACTACGAGGGCGATCTTGATTTCTCTCAATCGGATGGCTTCAACACGTTCAGCGAATTGAGCCACATGATGGATTACGTGAGTTCGGGTGCGATGATCATTGCTGTGGTTTCGCTTGGTATTCTCATTCTTTGGGATCAGCCATTCGTCAAACGATTCAAGCTATTTCAACTGGTGCAAGGCCCGATTGTGGCTGTGGCAGTAGGCATTGGGCTGAATCTTGCTTTTGCTGCTTCGTCAGAATTTGCCGTTGCAAACGAGCATACCGTAAATCTTCCGGTATCAGCCGGATTGATGGACTTTTTCGGTCAGTTCACCTTGCCTGATTTCGGTGCTATTACCAACACGAAGGTTTGGACGGTGGCTTTTACTATTGCCATTGTGGCCAGTTTGGAAACGCTACTGAGCGTGGAGGCCACCGATAAGTTGGATCCGCTCAAGCGTATCACACCAACCAATCGCGAGCTGATTGCGCAAGGAATAGGCAATTCGGTAGCTGGTCTCATTGGTGGATTACCACTTACGCAGGTAATTGTTCGCAGTTCAGCCAATATCCAATCGGGTGGCGTGACCAAGGTTTCAGCCATTTTCCACGGTTTGCTCATATTGTTTTCGGCCATGCTGATTCCAAATATTCTGAATCTGATTCCGCTTGCCAGCTTGGCTGCGATCCTGCTAATGGTCGGGTACAAGTTGGCCAAGCCTTCCTTGTTCTTACAGATGTACCGATCGGGAAGGATTCAGTTCATGCCCTTTATCATTACTGTTGTCGGTATCGTTTTTACCGACCTCTTGATCGGAATCTCGCTTGGCTTAACGGTTGGGATTTTTCACATCCTTTACGAGAATCTAAAAACTTCGCATTACATCAAACA contains:
- a CDS encoding SulP family inorganic anion transporter produces the protein MKNHFKHLGSDIPAGIVVFFVAVPLCLGIALASGAPLFSGVIAGIVGGIVVGAISGSQLGVSGPAAGLAVIVLTAIQDLGSFEVFLMAVVLAGVFQIILGVLKAGIIGYYFPSAVIKGMLAAIGIIIFLKQIPHAFGYDNDYEGDLDFSQSDGFNTFSELSHMMDYVSSGAMIIAVVSLGILILWDQPFVKRFKLFQLVQGPIVAVAVGIGLNLAFAASSEFAVANEHTVNLPVSAGLMDFFGQFTLPDFGAITNTKVWTVAFTIAIVASLETLLSVEATDKLDPLKRITPTNRELIAQGIGNSVAGLIGGLPLTQVIVRSSANIQSGGVTKVSAIFHGLLILFSAMLIPNILNLIPLASLAAILLMVGYKLAKPSLFLQMYRSGRIQFMPFIITVVGIVFTDLLIGISLGLTVGIFHILYENLKTSHYIKQREEGEKIIVELSEHVSFLNKGAIQKLLEGMNPGCHLLIDASRSEFVHPDVVEIIENFISSEKHASSTIEVFGIDNKQEEAD